The sequence ATCAAGTGTTGACCAATTTAGTAGAAAATGCGGTTCGATATACAGAAAAAGGGGAAATACATCTGCAGCTGAAAGAGGAGCCTAACCAAGTCATGATTCGAGTCAAAGATACTGGGATCGGCATTAAGAAGGAAGATATCCCTTACTTATTTGAACGTTTTTATCGGGTAGATAAATCGCGATCTCGCGCAAATGGTGGTACAGGATTAGGCCTAGCTATTGTCAAAAATTTAGTCGAAATGCATGATGGTGAAATTCACGTTGACAGTGAAGTAAATCAAGGAACCTCTGTTACCCTGCAGTTTCCTAAGAAAGGAGCAAAGAACCATGCGTTATCAAAATAAAGTTGTGCTCGTTACGGGCGGAGCCAATGGTATCGGTGCTGCAATTGTACAGGCATATCTTGCAGAAGGGGCTCAAGTGATTATCGCAGATACCCAAGTCCCTTCCGATAAACAAGCAGTATTTATAAAAACAGATGTAAGCAAAATGGATGAAGTGGAGCGTTTATTTACGCATATTCGCCAACATTATCAACGTCTTGATATCTTGATTAATAATGCTGGCGTATCGAAATTCAAGGATTTTTTTACCATTGGTATAGAAGATTGGGAAAACGTCATAAACACGAATTTACGTGGCGCTTTTTTCTGTGCTCAACAGGCAGCACAAATCATGAAAGAGCAATCCATCGCCGGCAGCCTAATCCAAATTGCTTCCACTCGAGCATTCATGTCAGAAGCCAATACGGAGTGCTACTCTGTCAGCAAGGGTGGTTTGTTTTCTCTGACACACGCACTTGCAATGACTTTACAGGACGATCACATTACCAGTAATGCGATTAGTCCTGGTTGGATACAAACGGAGGATTATCATGCATTACGAGATATAGATCACCAGCAGCACCCTTCCAAGCGAGTAGGAAAGCCTGAAGATGTTGCAAGAGCATGTTTATTTTTAACCGATCCGTCTAATACTTTCATTAATGGAGAAAATCTGATGATTGATGGTGGCATGACCAGAAAAATGATTTACGAACATTAACGAAAGGACGAAAAACATGGAATTGCAGCTGATAGAAGTATATATTCCCAGCAATCGCTTCGATCAATTTTTAATCGAAATACAGGATTTTGATTTTATTGAAAAGTGGCATACACCAGTGTCGGAATCACAACAACTGGTAAAGATCTTAATGGAAAAGAAAAACACGGAGAAAATTCTTGATTTTCTCGAGATGAACGATCGGGGAGAAGAAGAAATCCGTGCATTACTTTATAATATTTCAACGTATATTCCTCGTATGGAGGAGGACGAACAAAAAGAAAATGAACAGGATCCCGAAGAAAGGGAAAATGAGATCACAAGGGCAAGCCGGCATGAATTATATAATGTTGTGCAATCTTCTAGTAGAGCAAGTGTTAATTTCATTTGGATGCTTGTCTTATCGGCTGTAGTTGCCACTGCAGGCATTGTGAAGGACAGCGCCGCCATTGTAATTGGAGCTATGGTGATTGCCCCATTAATTGGTCCTTTCACCGCACTCTCCTTCGCTGCTATTCTAGGCGACTATCACCTGATGAAACGCTCTGCTCTTACTTCATTGTTCGGTCTTGCTATTCCGATATCTATTGCAGTCTTATTTGGTTTTCTTTTTCCATTACCGCTACATAGTGACGAATTTCTTGCTCGAACAAATATTGAGTTTATGGACATTATTGTAGCACTTGCTGCAGGGACAGCCGGCGCCTTATCCTTCGCCAAACGTGTATCTGAAGCGTTAGTTGGCGTAATGGTATCCGTTGCTTTACTACCACCCGCTGTCGTACTAGGCATGATGCTCGGTGACTTCTCCTGGGAAGCAGCCATTACCCCATTTCTGTTACTGATGGTCAATATTAGCGCCATTCTCTTTTCGGCAATTGTCGTGTTTTGGACCATTGGCATTCAACCGAACAAATGGCAAAAAATCCAAGTAGCCAATACTTCCAAAACCTATGCGTTAATCGCCGTCAGCCTTGTCATTATCATTTTAGCCGTCATGATCTATGTGATTAAATTTTAAGAACGGTGAAATCTTCTTAGCATTAAATGACGGGTTTGACCGGATACATCAGCTCTGGATGAAATAAACATCCTGCACTAGTTGTTCCATGCTTCATGCAAGCAGTTGTTTTTTTAAATACGAATGGGGCACTATTCGACCATATCAACCACTGAAGAATGGAGTAATGGACGAATAGTGCTTTTTTGTTCATAATACTCTTCATGGAGATCGTTTTTGATCGAATTAGGGTTATGTACTGCAGTAAATCAGCATTATATTTCCTCACGTATTGAATAATCTTACACTCATAAAAAATAGTAAATAACCTAATAATATTTGCACAAAACCTACATACAATTTATAATATGAATATATGTTCATATATAAATTTCAAGGAGGTAGTTTATGGCACATCATCACGATCATGACCATGGACACAGCCATGGCCACGGACATCATCATCACCATACCAATAACAAAAAAGCACTACTAATCAGCTTTATACTAATTACTGCTTTTATGATTCTCGAAGTCGTGGGAGGACTCTTGACGAACAGTTTAGCTCTTTTGTCTGATGCAGGTCACATGTTAAGCGATGCATTCGCAATGGGGTTAAGTTTATTCGCTTTTAAATTGAGTGAAAAAGCAGCCAATAATCAGAAAACGTTTGGTTACAAGCGGTTTGAAATTTTAGCTGCATTTATTAATGGCGTTACCCTCTTGGTGATTTCCATTTATATTTTTTATGAGGCTTACC is a genomic window of Gracilibacillus salinarum containing:
- a CDS encoding SDR family NAD(P)-dependent oxidoreductase; translated protein: MRYQNKVVLVTGGANGIGAAIVQAYLAEGAQVIIADTQVPSDKQAVFIKTDVSKMDEVERLFTHIRQHYQRLDILINNAGVSKFKDFFTIGIEDWENVINTNLRGAFFCAQQAAQIMKEQSIAGSLIQIASTRAFMSEANTECYSVSKGGLFSLTHALAMTLQDDHITSNAISPGWIQTEDYHALRDIDHQQHPSKRVGKPEDVARACLFLTDPSNTFINGENLMIDGGMTRKMIYEH
- a CDS encoding TIGR00341 family protein codes for the protein MELQLIEVYIPSNRFDQFLIEIQDFDFIEKWHTPVSESQQLVKILMEKKNTEKILDFLEMNDRGEEEIRALLYNISTYIPRMEEDEQKENEQDPEERENEITRASRHELYNVVQSSSRASVNFIWMLVLSAVVATAGIVKDSAAIVIGAMVIAPLIGPFTALSFAAILGDYHLMKRSALTSLFGLAIPISIAVLFGFLFPLPLHSDEFLARTNIEFMDIIVALAAGTAGALSFAKRVSEALVGVMVSVALLPPAVVLGMMLGDFSWEAAITPFLLLMVNISAILFSAIVVFWTIGIQPNKWQKIQVANTSKTYALIAVSLVIIILAVMIYVIKF